The Triplophysa rosa unplaced genomic scaffold, Trosa_1v2 scaffold671, whole genome shotgun sequence genomic interval TCAGTTGTCTTCTTATGAATGACTTGTTTGTCATTGAGTCAGTGTAGCTGATGCACTGAAGGCCTTTTGTTACCAAACACCAACTAAATTAGGATACAATTACAAGTCATTTTCAAACTGTAAAACATTAAACTGTTGTTAACTTTAAAACGAACCTTCATCTGGGAGATCACAGCCAGGCATATGAACATTTGATCTGTTAACTGGTTGCATATGTCAGATTTATTGCATGACTTGGGCAGAGAAAAGCTGTTGCTATCAAACGTTGTTTACTTAATCCACAGAATCAATGTAGTGGTGAAGGGAAAGATCAAATATGCCAATTGATGGAGGGTTTGCGAAGAAATTTCATGCTCCCttgtaaaagtattttgtagtatttttaaaatacaaaaatacagtagtTTATTTTGATACATGGTGTGGCTTCGgtattttgtagtttattttgataCACTTAAAATTAAGGTatttggtattttattttaaaatacattttgatgtatttttgccCAGCTGAAGAGTGCACAAAGAGAGATGCGTCCTGTTCTCATGACTTCAGTGATGCCCCACCGGACGCTATGCTATAATTTTAGCATCTAAACGTATATGATCAAACGTATATACCCTGTCCTCAACCATGTTTGGTGATTAATATTCATCAGGTGCAGAACTGGGCGGAGCTGTCagctggttaggacaaaacctctggttaacatggaaaagataccTTTTATCGCGTGTCGCTGTGTCAcatcgcgtttggttaggacaTGGTGTTCATTTGTACCAAAATCAGACGTGACAGCTATCTATTTTGTCTTTATGTTCATAGGAGCTCTGTTGATATTGGGTGGTCTGATGCTCAACCTGGTGGCCTCTGGGATGCTTCTGCGTCCCCTTAATGTAGCACCTCCTGCCTCTCCAACCTCAAACTCCATCCTGCAGATGGCTCCCGCTGGTCCCTTGAGCGGATCTGAGAAAGACCTTTCTAAGAACAGCCTTAATGGCAACACACCTCTGTCCAATGTTTTTTCCAAAACTGACAGTTCACCCTCTGTTCGCAGGGACACGCTTATCATTGAGAACATAGCACACGAACAGAATCtggaaaataaaaaactcaCCCAGAATGGGGTAAATGGAGCAGACAACAGCCAAATTAAAGTTTCCCCTGACATGAATGGGGTATCTCCTGTAGATGGTTTACTTGAAAAGACCAGAACTGAAACCCCACCTGAAAACCCCCCAAAAGTGTTGGACTTCTCTCTGTTGAAGAACCCTTTCTTTTGCATCTACACCTGGTCGCTGGTCTTCAGTCAGTTGGCTTATTTTATCCCATACTTCCATTTGTCTGCAAGAGCACGGAATCTGGGCATTGACCCCATGGATGCCTCCTACATTATCTCCGTGGCAGGTAAGTCGTGTTTAGTCACATTACCTTTGATCAACCGCTTTAAACCTCAGACTCTTGTTTTCTTGTGCAAAAAATCTTGTTGTCAGCAGGTTTTTTATAGCTGCACTCTGGCTGAAACAGGTCAACTGTACACTAATAATGTGTAACCGAAGAAGAAAATCAATAGGAACGAGGCATTGCAGTGCAATGCAATAGCAAAACAGTAGACCAAAGACCACAGCATGGTAGTTCAATGTAAAGCATAACATTTTGCAGTGCTTCCAGCAAGAGCAAATGAATACCTGAGTGATGCACTACGATTGTTGTGCTTTGCAGCGTGACTCTCTAATATGGAGTTTAAGGGTTGATGCAAAAACATAGCCGACTTCACATTAATTATTTGTGAGCAGTTTAAAATCTGCAGTGTTATGTAATGCGTGCGCttacataaaaaatgaactttGGCCCAGTGGTTAAAACAGGAGAGCTTCATATTGATAGAGCCACAGTGCACGCAAAATTTGtatcaataataaaaataaaagttttttttttttttcaataatacatttttatttttcatgtctGTTTTATTGTCAAGTTTGCCAGATATAATGCTAATCCAAGCTGTCATTTCcaaaaacaaatgcacaaaaatTCCCAATTTTCCAAAAGACCCAGTCCTCCCCACCTGCATTCCAAAGCTCTTTTCACATCAGACAGGGTGAGCAGGGAACTAAAGCTCAAGCCACTAAAAGCTTTTTCTCGTGGCGGGTCGCTCACTGAGAGAAGTCGCTAAGCAACAGCCCAAGTAGCTGCCGTGAGGTTCGGTATTCCATGGGCAGTTCTGAAGTGACTGACATTGTGCAGTGCGCCACCAAGGCATCGATGTGGACAAAAGAATGTGGAAAGACGAGCCAAACacgttttgtgttttaatgagCTGGTAGCAATCCGACATGCACTGGGGCTTTCTGTTCCTCAGTGTGGGCTCATTGTCCATCTTTGATGTAGTGGGGACATCGCATTCGCCCGGTCCTTTTGTGTCTACTGAGTACAGTCCACAAAACCACATACACCTGTCACGTGTCCGATTACCCCAGTAAAAGTCCCAACACACTCTCGTGGATTTGGGGCGTCACATGAAGACGGTTTGCTACTTTTCATCACCGAGATTGTGTTTTAAAGTCTCAATGTGCAAAGCAGGACAAGAACAGCTGTGAAACCCAATGACCCTGCTGGgatttaaacacacaaacaactcaCGAAATGTCTCTGTGTCCGAGTGGGACACACCGGGACGTCACCTTCAGGGACACACCGAGGACATGCAAACATTGAGcagctgttttgttttatgtctgGGCAGCATTAAATGACCCCACATGTGTGTGAGCTACAGCATTGGCTCAAGCCTTTCTGATGAAGTTCTACTGTACTTGAAGACTTTCTCAGATCTTCAGGGTGTGTCTGCGTGGGCTTTTGTGTGAACATAATCGATGAGATCTAAAAGTCTGAGACTAGACTGAAAATATGGGATTTATTTTAAAcctcaataaaaaaagaaatagaaaGTTTTAAGATTAAACCCCCCCAAAAAGTTGTATTTATGACTCGGCACTAATCAAATGTGACCTCAATGAATTTAACTCAAAAGTTCACATTTTATGCATCTATTAAAGTTTACAGGATGTTCTTTGGAACATTGTCAAATCATGCTGGGATAGCACGAATCATCAGGTTTTACACAAACATGTTTACGACAAaaggaaaaatatgaaatattaggAATTTATTAAGTGTTCATTTCAGGAACTCATGATAATGTTTAATTGAACTTGAAACAGAATAATTGACAAGAActaaaatacagaaaaccgaattaatgaaaacctttggtgttgttaaaggcatagttcacccaaaactaaaaatgctgtcatcatttacttgccctctAGCCATTTTAATCCTGAATgactttgcaaaacacaaaagaagatattttgaagaacgttggtaaccaattctattgtatggacacaaaaccaatgcaagtcaaaggggACCACCatggttcggttaccaacaatcttcaaaatatcttttgtgttctgcagaagaaagtcatacaggtttgaaatgacaagagtgagtaaataatgacagcctTTTCATTCTAtcccttaaaggtccagtgtgtagttttttggaggatctattgacacaaatgcaatataata includes:
- the LOC130551133 gene encoding monocarboxylate transporter 5-like; amino-acid sequence: MFIGALLILGGLMLNLVASGMLLRPLNVAPPASPTSNSILQMAPAGPLSGSEKDLSKNSLNGNTPLSNVFSKTDSSPSVRRDTLIIENIAHEQNLENKKLTQNGVNGADNSQIKVSPDMNGVSPVDGLLEKTRTETPPENPPKVLDFSLLKNPFFCIYTWSLVFSQLAYFIPYFHLSARARNLGIDPMDASYIISVA